A single window of Rana temporaria chromosome 1, aRanTem1.1, whole genome shotgun sequence DNA harbors:
- the LOC120909662 gene encoding N-acetyllactosaminide beta-1,3-N-acetylglucosaminyltransferase 3-like — MRRSILKVESILLLCVGLVGLLFIMQESKDGIKKIVEQPVLAPHITHGPVGPVTLQKIEWVSQCQENSSVESIDGFSKLPEHIKDFLRYRHCRSFPQILNAPQKCGGRAESKGVFLLLAIKSSPGNYERRAIIRQTWGEENSYNGAHVRRIFLSGTAKNERENNHLRQLLKIESETYGDILQWNFHDTFFNLTLKQFLFHQWLEDNCPGAHFIFNGDDDVFVNTFNVVTYLSGLKADDHLFVGQLIANVGPIRESGSKYYVPIQVTSSNSYPMYCGGGGILLSRYTALTIYNKSLEISLFPIDDVYLGMCLAKAGLVPASHMGMRTVGVHVPSEKLDSFNPCYYRELLMVHRFVPYQMLVMWKAIQDPHLNCGQKLSLYIGQ, encoded by the coding sequence ATGAGGCGGTCTATTTTAAAAGTGGAAAGCATACTACTACTATGCGTGGGGCTGGTTGGTCTCTTGTTCATTATGCAAGAAAGTAaagatggaataaaaaaaattgttgaacaGCCTGTTCTTGCTCCTCATATTACTCATGGACCTGTTGGACCTGTTACACTCCAAAAAATTGAATGGGTCTCTCAGTGTCAGGAGAACTCCTCAGTGGAAAGTATTgatggattttccaaactgcctgAACACATTAAAGACTTCTTGAGATATAGACATTGCAGAAGCTTTCCACAGATCCTTAACGCACCACAGAAGTGCGGTGGAAGAGCTGAATCTAAAGGGGTATTTCTGCTTCTTGCCATAaagtcttcccctgggaattatGAAAGAAGAGCTATCATTCGCCAGACTTGGGGGGAGGAGAACAGCTATAATGGTGCCCATGTCAGAAGGATTTTTCTCTCTGGAACTGCCAAAAATGAGAGGGAGAACAATCATTTGAGGCAACTTCTAAAAATTGAAAGCGAAACCTACGGTGATATTTTACAGTGGAACTTccatgacactttttttaacctgacatTGAAACAGTTCCTCTTCCATCAGTGGTTAGAGGATAACTGCCCAGGagctcattttatttttaatggtgATGATGATGTATTTGTGAACACTTTCAATGTTGTCACCTATCTAAGTGGACTGAAGGCAGATGATCACCTCTTTGTTGGACAGCTAATAGCCAATGTCGGACCTATTCGTGAATCTGGTAGCAAATATTATGTGCCCATCCAGGTAACCAGTTCCAATTCCTACCCAATGTATTGTGGCGGTGGGGGAATTCTTCTATCCAGATACACTGCTCTTACCATTTACAATAAGTCCTTGGAAATTTCCCTATTCCCTATTGATGACGTTTATCTAGGCATGTGTCTGGCAAAGGCTGGCTTAGTCCCAGCCTCTCATATGGGAATGAGGACAGTAGGCGTGCATGTGCCATCTGAAAAATTAGACTCTTTTAACCCGTGCTATTATAGAGAACTTCTAATGGTACACCGTTTTGTGCCATACCAGATGCTGGTCATGTGGAAAGCTATACAAGATCCTCATCTCAACTGTGGACAGAAGCTCTCTCTATATATAGGCCAGTAA